GGAAGTGCAGGCCAATCTTGAAGGCACCAACGAGCTGTCTGCTCTTGCCCAGTGCGGGGCCGACGGCGTGGGCCTGTACCGCACCGAATTCGCCTATTTTACCGACCGCCTGCCGTCAGAAGAAGACCTGCTGGCAGAATACGCGGCAGTGGCCCAGCGGGCCGCGCCGGATCGCGTGGTATTCCGCACGCTTGACGTGGGGGCAGACAAGATGCTCCACGCGCAGGCAGTGCTCAAGGAGCCAAACCCCGCGCTGGGGTTGCGCGGCATACGTTTTTGCCTGCGCCATCAGGGCATTTTTCGCACGCAGTTGCGGGCGCTCATGCGCGCCGGGGCCATGGGCAATGTGGCCATCATGCTGCCCATGATTTCCTGCCTGGATGAAGTGCAGCAGGTACGGCGCATCATGCAGGAGCTGCATCAGGAGCTTGCGGCGCAAAACCTGCCCCATGCCCCCTTGCTGCCCCTGGGCGTCATGGTTGAAACCCCGGCTGCGGCCCTTATTTGCGATGCCCTTGCGCGGGAATGCGACTTTTTCAGCATCGGCACCAATGACCTTATCCACTACATAATGGGCATTGACCGCAACAACCGCCATGTGGCCTACCTCAACGAGCCGCTGCATCCGGCTATCGTGCGCTCGCTCAAGCACATCATTGACGCCGCCCACCGCGAGGGCATAGGTGTTTCCGTCTGCGGCGAGCTTGCTTCTGACCCCTTTGGCCTGGCCCTGCTGCTGGGCATGGGCGTGGACACTGTGTCCGCCGCCCCCCGATTTGTACCGGGCATGAAGCACCTTATACGCCAGTTCAACGCCCAGACCTGCATGGATCTGGCCAACAGCGTGCTGCTCAGCACCGATGTGGCCGCTTCCAAGCGCATGGTGCGCGAAGCGTTGCAACAGTCACTGGGACAGGAACTGGCCTTTCACACCACAAGCCTTTTCACATACAGTCACCCATGAGCCAGAAAACACCCCCATCCACTGTGGCCCTGAACAAAAAGGCCCGCCACCTCTATGAACTTTCCGAGTTCACCGAGGCGGGCATTGTACTGACCGGCCCGGAAGTCAAAAGCATCCGCGCGGGCAAGGTCAACTTTATTGATAGCTATGTAGACTTTCGCCAGGGAGAAGCCTGGCTTGTTTCGCTGCACATCGCGCCCTACGCCAACGCGGGCTATGTGTCGCAGGAGCCGGACCGCGCGCGCAAACTGCTGCTGCACGAGCGGGAAATTTCCAAATTCGCGGGGCTGGTGGCCCAGCAGGGCCTGACGGTTGTGCCCGTGCGCCTCTACTTCAAGAGGGGCAAGATCAAGGTAGAAATTGCCCTCGGCAAGGGCAAAAAACTGCACGACCACCGCGAAACACTCAAACGCAGGGCGGAGGAACGGGATATGGCCCGGGAGTTGTCCTAGGGCCTGTTTCTAAATAATTCTTTTGGCCGATCACTGCGTCATCCAGCATTTTTACTCCAGTCATGGACAGAAAAAGTCCACTCCTGTCGTAAAAAATACTGTTTTCCTTGTCCTCGGCGCAAAATATTTTATTTAGAAACAACCCCTAGATGCAAATTTCCTTCGAAAATGTGCATTTTCAAAGTTTGCAAGACTCCCGCTTCGGCGTTTAACAGCGCAGATAAACTGCGATTGCGTGAGCAGGTGCTCTTGCTGCAAGGGCGCGACACCTCACATCTCTCCCAAGGCTCTTCATGCGGCACCCTCCATTGCAAGCCCCCCTGCTCTGGCAGACATATCTGGGCTTCTGGATAGCGGGCATTACCGCGGCCCCCTGGCCCCTGCCCTCGCTTTGCTGCGCCTTGCTGCTGCTTTTTGTGGATGCCCGCCTGTGGCGCGCCGCGCGCACGGCTCTGGCCTCCTTGTGCCTTTTGGCGGGATTTCTGACAGGATACTGGCAGCTCTATGGCTGCCCGTGGCAAACCCTGCTCACAACAGAAGCGCAGGCAAGGCAAACGGGCCAGCCGCCCCAATGGCTGCACGAATCTGCCCAGCCGCCGCGAGTGTGCGGCATTGTGCGCGATATGCAGGGCCTGCCCGACAACCGCCTGCGCCTGCTGCTGAGCGATGTGCGCCCCGCCGATACGGACGGCAGGGACGGCTTGCCCTCTGCCTCTGATGCTGCCGCAATACCGCCAGACGCTGCAAATTCAACTGTTCGCCCTCTGCCCGGCAAACTGGCCTGGACATGGGAAGCGCCCACAGCCGCCATTGGCCTTTCTCCTCCGCTCCCCGGCCAGACAGTCTGCCTGACGCGACGCCCCATGCCCGCGCAGGGCTTTGCCAACGAAGGCCAGACCGACTGGGGCCTGTGGCTGGCGGCTCAGGGTGTGCGCTGGCGCATGTGGACTCTGGGCAATCAGGGAGAGCCGCACATTTCCGGCCAGCCAACCCTCTCCGCCCGCTGGCGCGAATCATTGCGGCAGGATTTTGTGCACGCGCTGTTTCCGGCCCAGGAGGCGGCACAGTCCCATACGGGAGGGCCAGACGAAACCATAGCGGCTGACGCTTCCCCTCCACCAGCCCATAACAAACCCACGCCGTACAAGCTTTCGCAGGGCAAGGCCATCCTGCTGGCTCTGCTCTTTGGCGACAGGCAATACCTGAACCAGCAGACACTGAACAATTTTGCCTCGGCCACGCTTGTGCACAGTCTCGCCCTTTCCGGCCAGCACCTTACAGTGGCGGGCCTTGTGGGCCTGCTCTGCGTACTTGCCGCCGCGCGGGTTCGCCCCGGCATATACCTGCGCCGCCCCCGCGCCGTCTGGGCGCTGCTGGCAACACTGCCGCCAGCACTGGCCTACCTGTGGCTGGGCGATGCCCCGGCGTCATTGCTGCGGGCTGCCGTCATGCTGCTGCTTCTTGCCGTCTATTTTTTGCGCGGGCGGCCCCACACAACGCTTGATGTGCTCTGCGCCGCCTTGCTCTGCATCAGCGTGGTCTCCCCGCTGAGCATGCTGGACACAGGCCTGCAACTTTCCGTGCTGTGCGTGGCGGTCATCGGCATGAGCCTGCCCTGGCTGCGGGTGCTGGCCCCGGAGCCGGATGCGGCTGCGCAAATACGGCAGAGCAACGGCCTTGGCAGACATGTGAATCAAAAGATCCGCCGGGGAGCGTGGGTATTAACGCGGATATTTCTGGTTTCCCTGGGCATCCAGATTGCCCTGCTGCCTCTGAACATGCTGCTGTTCAACAATATGGGGCACTGGTTCTGGCTCAATGTGCTCTGGCTGCCCGTGGCCGACATGCTGGTGTTGCCCGCCTCTGTGCTCGGCCTGTTCCTGTCCGCTCTTGGTCTTGACCTTGCGGCGCGGGCAGTGCTGGACATGGCGGCTCTGCCCTGCCAATGGCTTACAGACTGCCTTGCGTGGCTGGCTGGCGCAAACCTGTTGCAGCCCCCGGCCCTGCTGCGCCCGCACTGGACAGCCCTGCCAGCTTTTGCGGCCTTGCTTGGGGCGCTGGCGCTGAAGGCGGGGCGCGCAGACCTGCCCCGCGCGGCGCGACGTCTGCTGCTGGCCGGGGCGCTGCTGTTATGCGTTGGCCCGGCCCTGCGCACCGCAGAGCGCCTGTCAGACCATATCCGTCTTGATGTGCTGGATGTGGGGCAGAGTCAGGCCCTGCTGCTGCGTCTGCCGGGGCATGTGCGCCTGCTGCTGGACGGCGGAGGCAGCGCCTCGCCGCGTTTTGATCCGGGGCAGGCGCTGGTGGCCCCGGCCCTGACCTATAATGACGCGCCGCACCTGGCCGCCATACTCAACACCCACCCCGACCTGGACCACATGGGCGGCTTGCTGCACATACTGCGCGTCTTTCGTGTGGATCACCTGCTGGACAATGGGCGCGAAGGCAAGGGCAGTTGGGGCGAACAGTGGCGCGCGGCGCGCACGGCCCACCGCAGCCGCGCCCTTGTCCGTGGCGATGTTCTGATACTGGGCAAACCGTCTCTGGGTCTGCGCCTGGAAGTTTTGCACCCGCCAATGAACGAGTGGGACGCATGGCAAGGCAACGATGCCTCGGTGGTGGCCCGGCTGACTCAGCATGGCCGTGGTCTGGCCCTTTTTCTGGGCGATGCGGAACGCCCGGTGCTGCGCCGTCTGATTGATAATGGCGATGACCTGCGCGCCGAGGTTGTTGTTGCGCCGCACCATGGCTCTGCCACAGGATTTCTGCCGGAATTTTATGAGGCGGTGCACCCCGGTATTGTGGCCGCCTCGTGCGGATTTGAAAACCGCTATGGCTACCCTTCACAACCACTACGCGCATGGTGCGATGCCGCCAAGGTGCCGCTGTACTTTACAGGGCGCGACGGCGCTGTGCGGATTATCTGGCCCGCGCGCGGCGACAGTCTTGGCCCGCCAGCCGTTCATTCCGCGCGGCCCTGAACGCATACACCCCGACGGCCTTTGCGGGCAACCGGGGTGCATCAGGAGGAACAACAAGGCCTCTTGCAGGCATTGATTATTTTTTAAGCCAGGCTTCTACCATCTGGGGATTTTCCTTCATGAAGCGGCGGGCGTTTTCCAGAGGATCTGCGCCCTTTTCCTGATTCCAGTTCATGAGCCTCTGGAGCTGGCTTGGATCTTCGTACCGGAAGTTGGTCAAAAAGGCCCAGGCATCGGGGTGATCCTTTTTCAGCTCTTTGCGGCCAACCTTGAAAATGCCTTCTTCCTTGCCCAGGCTGCCCAGCGGATCATCCAGATAATGCATCTGCCAGCGGCCAAACATCCAGTGGGGCGACCATGCCGTCACCACAATCCATTCCTGCTTGCGGATGGCCTCAGCCAGGCTGGAGGTCATGATGGTTCCGCTGCCCTCCACAAGCTGCAACTGCTTTATATCATAGTCTTTAATGGCTTTTTCCGTGAGCTGCATCAGGCCGGAACCCGGATCAATGCCCACAATGCGCCCCTTGAACTTGTCCGCATTGGCGTCCAGTTCATCAATGGACTTGAGCGGCACATAATCCGGTACGGCCAGCCCCAGACGCGCGCCGCCCACAAGCTTGCCCAGCATTTCCACCTGATTTTTCACCTTGCCGTACATGGCGGCGTGGGTGTCAGGCAGCCAGGCAGTCACCATGGCATCGGCATCGCCGGTGGCAATACTCGTCCACAATATTGGCTGGGTAACGGGCAGCAATTCCACCTTGTAGCCGAGCTTGTCTTCCAGCACGGCCTTGGCAAGATTGCTGGAGGCAGTGGCGCAATCCCATTCAACATAGACAATTTTAAGGGTTTTGTTCTGTTTGCTGCCGGCAGCGGCCTGAGCAGGCCACACCCACAAAACCATGATGGCAAGAACCATTATAAAAAGTCTGCGTGTCATTGCGTCCTCCCGTCTAGTTTTGTCCGGCGCATTTTTGCGCCAACGCACGAAAGAGGCGATCAAGTGTGATTGCCACGATAACAATTCCAAGTCCGGCTTCAAAGCCATTTCCTATCTGCAATCTCTGAATTGCTTTCCAGACTTCACCGCCAAGGCCGCGAGCACCGATCATGGCGGCGATGACTGCCATGGAAAGCGCCAGCATGATTGTCTGGTTTACGCCCGCCACAATGGTGGGCATGGCGAGGGGCAGCTCAAGCTTGCGCAGGCGCTGCACACGCGTGAGGCCAAAAGCCTCGGCGCACTCCACAAGGTCTGCGGGAATCTGCCGGATGCCCAGGCAGGTGAGGCGAATGGCTGGCGGCACGGAAAAGACCACCGTTGCCACAACGGCGCTTACCTTGCCGATGCCGAAAAAGGGGATGGCGGGGATAAGATACACAAATGCGGGCATGGTCTGCATAACATCCAGCACGGGCATGATGATCTGCCTGCCCCAGCCCGACACCGCCGCCAGGATGCCGCAGGGAACCCCCAGCAGCACGGAAAGCAAGGTTGCGGAAAGCACCAGGGCAAGCGTGCTCATGGTCGGTTCCCACAAGCCAAGGTTCCACAGCAGGGCAAAGCCCAGCATGGAAAAGGCGGGCAACTTGATACTGCGCGTGGCCCACCAGCACACAAGGCCCAGCAGGATGATGAAAAGCCAGGGTTGGGGCAACATGAGCAGGTTTTCAAACCCGTCCAGCAGCGTGCCCATTGCCGCAGAACCAGCGCGGGTAAAATCCGAGCAGGTTTCCACCAGAAAGTCTACGGAGGCGTCAATGCTCTGGGCTAGGGGAATTCTAGGCAGCATTTTGACCTCCCGCTTCCATGCCTTCCACCATTGCCGCCAGCAGCAGGCCGCGCACGATGACGCCCTGGAGCCTCTGCCGCTCGTCAACAACGGCCAGCGGATAAGGAAGCTCAGCCATGATGGGCATCACTTCTGCAATGGGGGTCGAGGGCGCGACTGTTGTTATGTCGCGCTGGGTGATGGCGGCAATGTCCGTCTTGCCTTGGGCCACCATGCGCTCGGCGTCGGCGGCATACAGAATGCCCGCAAAGCGCCGCTGCGCATCAATGACAAACAGCGAGCTTATGGAATGCGCGGCCATTTTGCGCAAAACGGAATGGGGCCCGTCAAGGCCCAGTACGGCCCAGTCTTCTGACCGCTTCATGATGCCGCCAGCCGTGAGCACATGGGTCACGTCGGCGGAGGCCACAAAGCGGGCCACGTGACTGTTGGCTGGCGATTGCAGTATCTGCTCCGGCGTGCCGGTCTGCACCACCGCGCCGTCCTGCAGCAGCACAATGCGGTCGCCAAGCCGGAAGGCCTCGTTCAGATCATGGGTAATAAAGATGATGGTTTTGCGGATATCCTGCTGGAGGGTCAGGAGTTCTTCCTGCATTTCCTGCCGGATAAGCGGATCAAGCGCGCTGAAAGCCTCGTCCATCAGCAGCACTTCCGGCTCCATTGCCAGGGCGCGGGCAAGGCCCACACGTTGCTTCATGCCGCCGGAAAGCTGCCGGGGATAGGCGTTAGCCCATTGGGAGAGGCCAACGCGCTCGAGCACTTCGCCGCTTTTTTTCAGGCGCAGGGCCTCGCCAACCCCCATGGCCTCCAGACCAAAGGCCGCGTTTTGCAGCACGGTGCGGTGCGGAAAAAGGGCAAAATTCTGAAAAACCATGCCAAAGCAGCGTTGCCGCACGCGGCGCAGCTCGCGCGGCTTCATCTGCATGATGTCCCGACCATCTACCAGCACGGAACCAGCCGTAGGCATGATGAGTCCGTTGAGACAGCGCAGCAGTGTGGACTTGCCGCTGCCGGAAAGCCCCATGACCACGAGCAGCTCACGCTCAGCTATATTGAGGGAAACATCACGCAGTGCCACAGTGGAGCGGGTCTGCCGCAAAATATCTTCGCGGGAACGCCCCTTGGATGCCAGTTGAAGGGCATGCTCCGGATTTGGCCCAAAGACCTTGAACAGATTCTTGACGGAAATCTTCGCCATATACTCTCCTTCTGCCGCAGCAGAAAACCGCTGCGGGTGTAGCCCCTGAGGAGGGACGAGTATATGGAAGCACGGCCCCAATATGGCCGTCAAAACGAACGGGCTGGAGTCATCAGCGCAGACAGCACCAGCTCTTGAACGCCTCCTCGGTTACTACCGAACTTCCATAATGTTAACACAAAATCGTTAAACAACCACAACAGAAAAAATCACAATTCTACACACAGCATACCATGCCACGTGCCCATGATGTTTGTAATTTTTGTACCGATAATGACACCATACTATAAACTGAAATTTTGTGCAAATATGGCAATTTGCTGCTGTGTAATACAACATAAATAATGTGTTGCATCATAAATTTATGCAAGACAGGCAAAGCGCAAATGACACTTCCACCATGACGAGCATATGCACTCAAGGGGCGGGAAATTGAAGAAGGAAGGGGAAGGCGTTTTCAACAGCGGGCAAGCGGGAGTTCATTCCAGCAGGTTGTGAGCCGGGGGGAGCGGTGTTCCTGCCGCATATGCCAGGGAGCCTCGCCCATGCCCTGCGCGCCAAAGATAACCGTATCCCGGCCAAAACGGTTATTGATGCTGTCCAGCGATCGCATGAGGCTCTGCCGCCGCCCATCGCCGCCGGATTCAATCCCGGCCGCAAGGGCCAGCAGGCTGCCCTGCACGGCATCGGCCCGTTCAAGGCCGTAGAGCATCACCCCTGCCTTGGCATAGGCAAAGCCGGGCAAAAATATGCGATCCAGCCCCTCCAGCGCCGTGCGGATGAACATCTGGCTGTCAGCCGTGGGCAGGGGCAGGGGGCACTGGGCTGTCTGGTCGTAAAGCCGCTCTTCCGCTGCCGCCTGGCCGGGGCGCGCCGTGCGGATATGAACGCCCAGCCCGCTGGCCACAAGGCCCTCGCGCCGCAGCCGCGTGGCCGCGCGCACGGCAAAGGTTGAGAGCGCCTGCGCCAGCATGGCCTTGTCGTGGATGCGCTGCGCAAACGAACGCGTGGACATGAGTGTTTTGCGCGCCACAGGAGCGGTCTCGTTGCCAAGGCAGGGAACACCGCGCAATTCCAAAGCCGTGCGCCAGCCCGTCACGGTGAGCAGACGGCGCAGCATGATGTCGTCAGCGTTTTTCATATGCAGGGCCGTGCAGATGCCCTCGGCCCACAAACGCCGCGCCTGCCGCCGCCCAACGCCCCAAACATTCTCAACGGGCGTACCGGCAAGCACGCGGTCGATGTCGCGCTCTTGCCGTACAAGGGAAAACACGCCCCCGTAGGACGGATGCTTTTTGGCCACATGTGTGGCAATCTTGGCAAGGGTGCGCGTTGCTCCAACCCCAACGGAAACTGTGATTCCCGTCCAGCGCTGGATGCGTTGCCGCACATCGCGGCAGAATTCGGGCAGATTGGCCCGCTGGGGGGCCTCAAGCCGCAAAAAGGATTCATCAATGGAATACGGCTCCACCAGAGAGCAGCACTGCTCAAGGATGCTGATTACCCGTGCGGAAATATCGCCGTACAGAGCATAATTAGAGGAAAATACCGCCACGTTCAGCGCGCGCAACTGGGAACGGAGCTTGAATTCCGGCGCGCCCATGGGGATGCCCAGAGCCTTGGCCTCAGCCGAGCGCGACACGATGCAGCCATCGTTGTTGGAGAGCACAACCACAGGGCGATTGGCAAGATCGGGCCGGAACAGTCTTTCGCACGAGGCGTAAAAATTGTTGCAGTCCACAAGCGCCCACAAAGACGCTGGCGAATCAGAGCTTGTGGACGACATAGGTAACAACGCCCCATATATGCACAAATTCGCTTTCCGTAATGTCGATGGGGTCAAACCGGGGATTCTCTGGGGCGAGCAAGACGCGTCCATCGCGGCGCAGCAGGCGCTTGACGGTCAGCTCCCCTTCCAGCGCGGCGATAACCACCTTGCGGTGCCCTGCCTCTACCGAGCGGTCAACCACCAGCAGGTCTCCGTCATGGATACCCGCGCCCAGCATGGATTCTCCATGAGCGCGCAAAAAGAAGGTGGCAGCCTCGTTGCGCACCATGTGCCTGTGCAGATCCAGCTTGCAGTCGAGGTAATCCTCCGCCGGAGAAGGAAAACCCGCCTCCACAGGCGCAAGATACAGGGGCAGCCCCGCCCTGTGGTCAGAAACGGCCGCTGCCGGAGCCAGCAGTTCCAGTGAAGACGAAATGAAAGCCATACCGCCTCCTGTGGATCGGTTCACCGCAGCCCGACGGATGCGGATGGCAAAATCTGCAAAAATGTGGGGCAAAACCACGCGACCATCAGTTTTTAGCTTATTTTATCCTTGCAAGCAACGCCTGAGATTGATACCCTGAATGAAAAGTTGAAACAACCCCGCCGAAAGCGTGTGCGGCAATCACCCATTCGCGCGGAAGCGAGGAACGCCATGCCTGAAAAATCAGAGTTCAAAGAAACATTGCAAAGGCTTATGCAGGCCCTCAGCGTGGTCA
This is a stretch of genomic DNA from Desulfovibrio desulfuricans. It encodes these proteins:
- a CDS encoding LexA family protein; amino-acid sequence: MAFISSSLELLAPAAAVSDHRAGLPLYLAPVEAGFPSPAEDYLDCKLDLHRHMVRNEAATFFLRAHGESMLGAGIHDGDLLVVDRSVEAGHRKVVIAALEGELTVKRLLRRDGRVLLAPENPRFDPIDITESEFVHIWGVVTYVVHKL
- a CDS encoding ABC transporter permease, which produces MLPRIPLAQSIDASVDFLVETCSDFTRAGSAAMGTLLDGFENLLMLPQPWLFIILLGLVCWWATRSIKLPAFSMLGFALLWNLGLWEPTMSTLALVLSATLLSVLLGVPCGILAAVSGWGRQIIMPVLDVMQTMPAFVYLIPAIPFFGIGKVSAVVATVVFSVPPAIRLTCLGIRQIPADLVECAEAFGLTRVQRLRKLELPLAMPTIVAGVNQTIMLALSMAVIAAMIGARGLGGEVWKAIQRLQIGNGFEAGLGIVIVAITLDRLFRALAQKCAGQN
- the ptsP gene encoding phosphoenolpyruvate--protein phosphotransferase, producing MARAVLFGTPVSPGIAIGRVRFMHKTRQDDERRITAAEVAAEQETLRAAAEGVRASLAATMENVPEDLSEYRDVIAAQMEMARDPKLLKAALARIESNLVCASWALKLTVDELCALFRSMDDAYLRDRAQDIRAVGLRLREHLAADPAHKGEDETPGVLVAEDLSPADVMELNLDRVLGILTAEGGPTSHTAILSRGLHIPCLAGVTGLMDIARENETLVVDGLGGSVLLSPDEADEARFAARREEYTAWEDLTLKSARWPAEMCDGVRVEVQANLEGTNELSALAQCGADGVGLYRTEFAYFTDRLPSEEDLLAEYAAVAQRAAPDRVVFRTLDVGADKMLHAQAVLKEPNPALGLRGIRFCLRHQGIFRTQLRALMRAGAMGNVAIMLPMISCLDEVQQVRRIMQELHQELAAQNLPHAPLLPLGVMVETPAAALICDALARECDFFSIGTNDLIHYIMGIDRNNRHVAYLNEPLHPAIVRSLKHIIDAAHREGIGVSVCGELASDPFGLALLLGMGVDTVSAAPRFVPGMKHLIRQFNAQTCMDLANSVLLSTDVAASKRMVREALQQSLGQELAFHTTSLFTYSHP
- a CDS encoding glycine betaine ABC transporter substrate-binding protein, which encodes MTRRLFIMVLAIMVLWVWPAQAAAGSKQNKTLKIVYVEWDCATASSNLAKAVLEDKLGYKVELLPVTQPILWTSIATGDADAMVTAWLPDTHAAMYGKVKNQVEMLGKLVGGARLGLAVPDYVPLKSIDELDANADKFKGRIVGIDPGSGLMQLTEKAIKDYDIKQLQLVEGSGTIMTSSLAEAIRKQEWIVVTAWSPHWMFGRWQMHYLDDPLGSLGKEEGIFKVGRKELKKDHPDAWAFLTNFRYEDPSQLQRLMNWNQEKGADPLENARRFMKENPQMVEAWLKK
- a CDS encoding ComEC/Rec2 family competence protein produces the protein MRHPPLQAPLLWQTYLGFWIAGITAAPWPLPSLCCALLLLFVDARLWRAARTALASLCLLAGFLTGYWQLYGCPWQTLLTTEAQARQTGQPPQWLHESAQPPRVCGIVRDMQGLPDNRLRLLLSDVRPADTDGRDGLPSASDAAAIPPDAANSTVRPLPGKLAWTWEAPTAAIGLSPPLPGQTVCLTRRPMPAQGFANEGQTDWGLWLAAQGVRWRMWTLGNQGEPHISGQPTLSARWRESLRQDFVHALFPAQEAAQSHTGGPDETIAADASPPPAHNKPTPYKLSQGKAILLALLFGDRQYLNQQTLNNFASATLVHSLALSGQHLTVAGLVGLLCVLAAARVRPGIYLRRPRAVWALLATLPPALAYLWLGDAPASLLRAAVMLLLLAVYFLRGRPHTTLDVLCAALLCISVVSPLSMLDTGLQLSVLCVAVIGMSLPWLRVLAPEPDAAAQIRQSNGLGRHVNQKIRRGAWVLTRIFLVSLGIQIALLPLNMLLFNNMGHWFWLNVLWLPVADMLVLPASVLGLFLSALGLDLAARAVLDMAALPCQWLTDCLAWLAGANLLQPPALLRPHWTALPAFAALLGALALKAGRADLPRAARRLLLAGALLLCVGPALRTAERLSDHIRLDVLDVGQSQALLLRLPGHVRLLLDGGGSASPRFDPGQALVAPALTYNDAPHLAAILNTHPDLDHMGGLLHILRVFRVDHLLDNGREGKGSWGEQWRAARTAHRSRALVRGDVLILGKPSLGLRLEVLHPPMNEWDAWQGNDASVVARLTQHGRGLALFLGDAERPVLRRLIDNGDDLRAEVVVAPHHGSATGFLPEFYEAVHPGIVAASCGFENRYGYPSQPLRAWCDAAKVPLYFTGRDGAVRIIWPARGDSLGPPAVHSARP
- a CDS encoding Y-family DNA polymerase; protein product: MSSTSSDSPASLWALVDCNNFYASCERLFRPDLANRPVVVLSNNDGCIVSRSAEAKALGIPMGAPEFKLRSQLRALNVAVFSSNYALYGDISARVISILEQCCSLVEPYSIDESFLRLEAPQRANLPEFCRDVRQRIQRWTGITVSVGVGATRTLAKIATHVAKKHPSYGGVFSLVRQERDIDRVLAGTPVENVWGVGRRQARRLWAEGICTALHMKNADDIMLRRLLTVTGWRTALELRGVPCLGNETAPVARKTLMSTRSFAQRIHDKAMLAQALSTFAVRAATRLRREGLVASGLGVHIRTARPGQAAAEERLYDQTAQCPLPLPTADSQMFIRTALEGLDRIFLPGFAYAKAGVMLYGLERADAVQGSLLALAAGIESGGDGRRQSLMRSLDSINNRFGRDTVIFGAQGMGEAPWHMRQEHRSPRLTTCWNELPLARC
- the smpB gene encoding SsrA-binding protein SmpB, which encodes MSQKTPPSTVALNKKARHLYELSEFTEAGIVLTGPEVKSIRAGKVNFIDSYVDFRQGEAWLVSLHIAPYANAGYVSQEPDRARKLLLHEREISKFAGLVAQQGLTVVPVRLYFKRGKIKVEIALGKGKKLHDHRETLKRRAEERDMARELS
- a CDS encoding quaternary amine ABC transporter ATP-binding protein, which encodes MAKISVKNLFKVFGPNPEHALQLASKGRSREDILRQTRSTVALRDVSLNIAERELLVVMGLSGSGKSTLLRCLNGLIMPTAGSVLVDGRDIMQMKPRELRRVRQRCFGMVFQNFALFPHRTVLQNAAFGLEAMGVGEALRLKKSGEVLERVGLSQWANAYPRQLSGGMKQRVGLARALAMEPEVLLMDEAFSALDPLIRQEMQEELLTLQQDIRKTIIFITHDLNEAFRLGDRIVLLQDGAVVQTGTPEQILQSPANSHVARFVASADVTHVLTAGGIMKRSEDWAVLGLDGPHSVLRKMAAHSISSLFVIDAQRRFAGILYAADAERMVAQGKTDIAAITQRDITTVAPSTPIAEVMPIMAELPYPLAVVDERQRLQGVIVRGLLLAAMVEGMEAGGQNAA